A region from the Aegilops tauschii subsp. strangulata cultivar AL8/78 chromosome 5, Aet v6.0, whole genome shotgun sequence genome encodes:
- the LOC141022366 gene encoding uncharacterized protein, with translation MASEKATASSSAAGTTWYELGLMAPCVIGEKLQTTLLLTVSDDNEWRETTLRVATAVPEPAGSNFFPFFMDSVYSGLVPPFSPFFFAILHHYGLHALHIHANSILLLPLFAFYCEAFMGVLPSVALFRHFFYLRKTGDNPVECIGFVAGRGRNAISRAGKKVEDAVKRWVLMDAKSSQSSLKLSTAFPISDKCWKSEKITDPALTPFVRTMDKELKDTKLTGAMLIREFLKQRIALLQDRPRPLWKLGGDDDKIRLRRDPLPEVELNKVLSYLTGKDPSDPPEGWLPLYDRDDTEEVVAAMPIFDDLGFVRLGSSLPPTTLVLLSSGGQSSEATEDDVVDESSAPEQRELLHDLPANDDDGEPSVVEVPRPPGVTTRSAVASLKQHKRAVLKKSRTAVISPGSSPPSLTPSRAAPTASSPAPKSPAPAAPPQVPLLSMKRQYAFVDQQQPAKKQKEGAEIATATSDGAASAALVKKSAAACATPEVTPSPEDLDVHPQEAPVSSAGLTPPAPSLIAAAGGNQSSEPPVLHEAGASSVLVLRASPPLPSAWSSHGVPAPSGTLEEARATLDLLQGELQGPDCCSARGRLGLISGWLRADVFVRVAWGSTKEAQKALGVAATARDLARKEATEAENLCRAAKAELKALQDQQATWASQLQEREEKLKAQEAAIAVGTPS, from the exons ATGGCCTCCGAAAAGGCTACAGCTTCCTCCTCGGCCGCCGGCACCACCTGGTACGAGCTAGGGCTGATGGCGCCCTGCGTGATAGGGGAGAAGCTCCAGACAACGCTCCTCCTCACGGTGAGCGATGACAATGAGTGGAGGGAGACCACGCTCCGGGTCGCCACCGCTGTCCCGGAGCCCGCAGGCAGCAACTTCTTCCCCTTCTTTATGGACAGCGTCTACTCCGGGCTGGTACCTCCGTTCTCCCCTTTCTTCTTCGCCATCCTTCACCACTATGGCCTCCATGCGCTCCACATCCATGCAAACTCCATCCTCCTTCTGCCCCTCTTCGCCTTCTATTGTGAGGCGTTCATGGGTGTGCTGCCCTCCGTCGCCTTGTTCCGCCATTTCTTCTATCTTCGCAAGACCGGTGACAATCCGGTCGAGTGCATCGGTTTCGTCGCGGGGCGGGGCCGCAACGCAATCTCCCGCGCCGGGAAGAAGGTGGAGGACGCCGTGAAGAGGTGGGTGTTGATGGATGCCAAGAGCTCCCAGAGCTCGCTCAAGCTGTCGACAGCATTCCCCATCTCCGACAAGTGCTGGAAGTCTGAGAAGATCACTGACCCTGCCCTGACGCCGTTCGTGAGGACGATGGACAAGGAGCTGAAGGACACAAAGCTGACGGGAGCCATGCTCATCAGGGAGTTCCTGAAGCAGCGCATCGCGCTGCTTCAAGACCGCCCCCGTCCCTTGTGGAAGCTTGGCGGTGATGACGACAAGATCCGGCTGCGCCGGGATCCCCTTCCAGAGGTGGAGCTGAACAAGGTGCTGTCCTACCTGACGGGAAAGGACCCGAGCGACCCTCCGGAGGGCTGGCTCCCGCTGTACGACCGCGACGACACCGAGGAGGTCGTCGCAGCCATGCCTATCTTCGACGACCTCGGGTTTGTGCGGCTGGGGTCTTCCTTGCCGCCTACTACCTTGGTGCTCCTCTCCTCCGGCGGCCAATCCTCCGAGGCCACCGAGGATGATGTCGTGGACGAATCCTCCGCCCCGGAGCAAAGGGAGCTCCTACACGATCTGCCAGCCAACGATGATGACGGCGAGCCTTCGGTGGTGGAGGTGCCACGCCCTCCTGGTGTCACCACGAGGTCTGCGGTGGCCTCCTTGAAGCAGCACAAGCGAGCGGTTCTGAAGAAAAGCAGGACTGCGGTGATTTCTCCAGGCAGCAGCCCACCTTCGCTGACGCCGTCCCGGGCGGCACCAACCGCAAGCTCTCCTGCTCCCAAGAGCCCGGCACCAGCTGCTCCACCTCAGGTCCCGCTGCTGAGCATGAAGAGGCAATACGCCTTCGTTGACCA GCAGCagccggcgaagaagcagaaggagGGTGCGGAGATCGCCACGGCCACAAGCGACGGAGCGGCCTCCGCGGCCCTGGTGAAGAAGAGTGCTGCTGCCTGCGCCACCCCAGAGGTGACGCCATCTCCGGAGGACTTGGACGTCCATCCTCAGGAGGCGCCGGTGTCCTCGGCAGGCCTGACCCCTCCAGCACCCAGCCTTATCGCAGCTGCTGGGGGCAATCAGTCTTCGGAGCCCCCAGTCCTTCATGAGGCTGGGGCTTCTTCTGTCTTGGTGCTGAGGGCATCTCCTCCTTTGCCCAGTGCGTGGTCGAGTCATGGTGTTCCTGCTCCCTCCGGGACCCTGGAAGAGGCAAGGGCGACGCTGGACCTCCTCCAGGGTGAGCTTCAGGGCCCAGATTGTTGCTCGGCGCGAGGTCGCCTGGGGTTGATCTCTGGTTGGCTCAGGGCTGACGTGTTTGTTCGCGTGGCCTGGGGCTCCACGAAGGAGGCCCAGAAGGCGCTTGGGGTGGCCGCCACGGCGCGCGACCTGGCTCGGAAGGAGGCCACAGAAGCTGAGAACCTGTGCCGTGCGGCGaaggctgagctgaaggccctcCAGGATCAGCAGGCCACCTGGGCCAGCCAGCTCCAGGAGCGCGAGGAGAAGCTGAAGGCCCAGGAGGCTGCCATCGCAGTCGGGACGCCGAGCTGA